The Candidatus Nanohalococcus occultus genome contains a region encoding:
- a CDS encoding CBS domain-containing protein, whose translation MKTARELMDEPDFIEADASVEEVMEEVKGIENTLIVRKEGKVVGEIHENSLLKVLVPEEKVDEEKVIGILGFSFDSSYVAETAEDLMSKHNLTVEPDEDVGDLAFLMDKEDLRSLPVEEDGEIIGVVHENHLIEEIE comes from the coding sequence ATGAAGACCGCAAGAGAGTTGATGGACGAACCTGACTTCATTGAAGCGGATGCGTCCGTCGAGGAAGTTATGGAGGAGGTCAAGGGAATTGAAAACACTTTAATTGTAAGGAAAGAAGGGAAGGTAGTCGGCGAGATACATGAAAACTCGTTGCTTAAGGTGCTTGTACCCGAGGAAAAGGTCGATGAGGAGAAAGTAATTGGGATCTTAGGTTTCTCGTTTGACAGCAGCTACGTAGCGGAGACCGCAGAGGATTTAATGAGCAAACATAACCTCACGGTAGAGCCTGATGAGGATGTCGGCGATCTAGCTTTCTTAATGGACAAAGAGGATCTAAGGTCCTTACCTGTGGAAGAAGACGGAGAGATCATAGGCGTCGTCCATGAAAACCACTTGATCGAGGAGATTGAGTGA
- a CDS encoding RNA-guided pseudouridylation complex pseudouridine synthase subunit Cbf5, protein MVEWYTREESEPSEEFGTVPSQRNVEQLLEKSFIVIDKPFGPTSNQVSSWIKKELNLHKTGHFGTLDPNATGVLPVGINGGTRIQRVLSQSEKEYIFEAELTQDRAEEDIEDVLKQFLGENQQTPPEKSAVKKEERSREVYEIELLEKDGKKILGRVRCESGFYVRVLIEQIGDELDVAADMNELRRTKQGFLSEEDTCKIQDIVDAYHFYKGDGDEEKIRELVHPIENAVKDIPKVVVKDSAVNAVANGSKLGTAGISKLQDGISEGDMIAVMTLKGELICIADALMSSEEMFSEDGDAAAPETVHMKPEEYPKRWDQ, encoded by the coding sequence ATGGTCGAATGGTACACACGAGAGGAATCGGAGCCAAGCGAAGAGTTCGGAACAGTACCCTCTCAGAGAAATGTAGAACAGCTACTTGAGAAAAGCTTCATAGTTATAGACAAGCCCTTCGGCCCTACATCCAACCAGGTATCTTCATGGATCAAAAAAGAGTTGAATCTTCACAAGACCGGGCATTTCGGCACACTTGACCCTAACGCAACCGGAGTCCTACCAGTAGGGATAAACGGAGGTACAAGGATCCAGAGAGTTCTAAGCCAGTCAGAAAAAGAATACATTTTCGAAGCAGAGCTAACACAGGACCGCGCCGAAGAAGACATCGAAGACGTACTAAAACAGTTCCTAGGGGAAAACCAGCAGACCCCTCCGGAAAAATCAGCTGTGAAAAAAGAAGAGCGCAGCCGGGAAGTCTATGAAATAGAGCTACTGGAAAAAGACGGAAAGAAAATTCTAGGCCGTGTAAGATGCGAATCAGGTTTCTACGTAAGAGTATTGATCGAACAGATCGGAGACGAACTGGATGTAGCAGCGGATATGAACGAGCTGCGTAGAACCAAACAAGGATTTCTGAGCGAAGAAGATACTTGTAAGATACAGGACATTGTCGATGCCTACCATTTCTACAAAGGTGATGGAGATGAGGAAAAGATCCGTGAACTCGTACATCCAATAGAGAACGCTGTAAAGGACATACCTAAAGTCGTTGTCAAAGACTCTGCGGTCAACGCCGTAGCGAACGGATCGAAGCTGGGAACAGCAGGTATCTCGAAGCTACAGGACGGTATCTCGGAAGGAGATATGATCGCGGTGATGACGTTGAAAGGAGAGTTGATCTGTATCGCAGATGCTTTGATGAGCAGCGAGGAGATGTTCAGCGAAGACGGAGATGCGGCCGCACCGGAGACCGTTCACATGAAGCCTGAAGAGTATCCAAAACGCTGGGATCAGTAG
- a CDS encoding EMC3/TMCO1 family protein, with translation MVAELAPILTALYSFYNVVFQPLLALGPYASLGFFSVCLAGLFSLIYWHFLDIEKADKLKEKMSHHQDKMKEARSNDKTDKASKHMQKSMEVNQELMKENFKPMIGTLLFVTLIFPWLGATFAPTVQLAETSPGMYEGNLTFGEQTSLITVNNSTGTPVVEYDSQQAKVGEYFDASGVTWDVKKVGEKSPGLLSSYEGKFVKVNAMFVKLPFNIPILAGNELNWLGFYILIAMPLTYVFRKLLGVA, from the coding sequence ATGGTCGCGGAACTAGCACCGATACTTACAGCACTTTACAGTTTTTACAACGTGGTCTTTCAGCCACTGCTAGCTCTCGGCCCGTATGCGTCACTAGGGTTTTTCTCGGTTTGCCTGGCAGGACTGTTTTCACTAATATACTGGCATTTCCTTGACATAGAGAAAGCAGACAAGCTAAAGGAAAAAATGAGCCACCACCAGGATAAGATGAAGGAGGCTCGAAGTAACGATAAAACAGACAAAGCCTCCAAGCACATGCAAAAATCCATGGAGGTAAACCAGGAGCTGATGAAGGAAAACTTCAAGCCGATGATAGGCACGCTTCTGTTCGTCACACTGATCTTTCCATGGCTGGGCGCAACCTTCGCACCAACAGTCCAGCTAGCAGAGACCTCTCCAGGAATGTATGAGGGCAACCTTACGTTCGGAGAACAAACATCTCTGATAACAGTGAACAACTCGACAGGAACACCCGTAGTTGAGTACGACAGCCAGCAGGCAAAGGTAGGAGAGTACTTCGATGCCTCAGGAGTTACATGGGACGTAAAGAAGGTAGGAGAGAAATCACCGGGTTTACTGTCAAGTTACGAGGGCAAGTTCGTGAAAGTCAATGCGATGTTCGTAAAACTGCCTTTCAACATACCGATCCTGGCAGGAAACGAGTTGAACTGGCTTGGATTCTACATCCTGATCGCGATGCCGCTGACATACGTATTCAGGAAGCTGCTCGGTGTAGCCTGA